The Pseudarthrobacter defluvii DNA window CAGCGGGAGGCCGAAGGCCAGGGCGGTCAGTGCCAGCAGGAACAGCTGGGCGGGCAGCTGGTAGGCGTGCAGCGGGAGCCGCAGTGCCTTCGCCTGCACGCCGGAGCCGATCCTCGCGTAGCGGGCGGTGCCGCGGCTGCGGACCTCGGCGACCAGCAGGAGCAGGCAGAAGAACACCAGCACACTGGCCAGCATGTTCCCGGCCGCACCGTTGAAGGTTGACTGGTACTGCGTCATGATCGCGGTGGTGAAGGTGTCGAACCGGATCATGGCGAACGCTCCGTATTCGGCGAGCAGGTGCAGCCCCACCAGCAGGGCCCCGCCGGTGAGGGCGATCCGGAGCTGAGGGAGCACCACGCGGAAGAAGGTCCGCCAGGCGCCCAGTCCCAGGGCCGCGGCGGACTGCTCGATGGCAGGGTCCAGCCGGCTCAGCGTGGCAGCGGCCGGGATGTAGACCAGCGGGAAATAGGACAGCGTGGAAATCAGGATTCCGGACCAAAGTCCCCCCAGCGACGGGATGGCGGAAACCCAGGCGTAGCTGTTGACGAACGCGGGGACGGCCAGCGGAGCGGCCAGCAGCACGGCCCAGATCCGGTGGCCGCGCAGCTTGGTCCGTTCCACCAGCCACGCCCCGGCCACACCAAGCAGCAGGCACAGCGGGATGGTGGCGGCCATCAGGAGCAGGGTGTTCAGCAGCAGTTCGCCCACGCGGGGCCGCAGGATAAGTCCGACGGCGGTATCCCACCCGGTTGCCACCGTCATGTAGGCCACGTACCCCAGCGGGACGAGGGAGAACAGGGCGATCAGCACCGCCAGGACGGACACAGCGGAAACGCCGAAAGGCGGGCGGGGGCTGGTGCCCCGGCCCGCCGTCGTCGTGCCCGCCCTTGGGGGAGCCGATAGATCGGAGG harbors:
- a CDS encoding ABC transporter permease, whose translation is MTSDLSAPPRAGTTTAGRGTSPRPPFGVSAVSVLAVLIALFSLVPLGYVAYMTVATGWDTAVGLILRPRVGELLLNTLLLMAATIPLCLLLGVAGAWLVERTKLRGHRIWAVLLAAPLAVPAFVNSYAWVSAIPSLGGLWSGILISTLSYFPLVYIPAAATLSRLDPAIEQSAAALGLGAWRTFFRVVLPQLRIALTGGALLVGLHLLAEYGAFAMIRFDTFTTAIMTQYQSTFNGAAGNMLASVLVFFCLLLLVAEVRSRGTARYARIGSGVQAKALRLPLHAYQLPAQLFLLALTALAFGLPLYYVMRWILAGGADIWTASEFLPALLSTFTYGLAGAAATTVVAFPMAYLAVRHPGWFSKSLELSNYVTSSMPGIVVALAFVTVSIRMVPGVYQTAGLLVAAYVLLFLPRALVNLRAGLAQAPKELDEAAQALGKPPLLAFIRVTLRLTAPAAAGGAALVFLAIANELTATLLLSPNGTRTLATEFWSKSSEIDYAGAAPYALLMILLSAPMTYLLFQQSKKVAGQ